The Montipora foliosa isolate CH-2021 chromosome 14, ASM3666993v2, whole genome shotgun sequence genome window below encodes:
- the LOC137984937 gene encoding uncharacterized protein isoform X1, which produces MSLHPYRDEELNHFKCLSLVLNEFPKALRQTFKTMWDTTIGHRPGFHLWDDSTAVRNLFLSEEGGKTKVPTHQSYNEWDCTALFQATIFAKSFSMHHTTLSDLYVKPRAIPHGSFHGSVLSPVGDNAETFALAIDQLRRLRNTVCHSSRLEMDKATFDQNIQYAKEAFKALGILTASIDAIGSLTASDFPTTEVRKLEEQVKEENQAYIKCLESRNADMEEIRDFLTAIKQNVQILAANKEEVARLEQMIEDWKTELKECNLAAETRVAEHMTSAVEDLRVKLEETASKEDITALGNEIRELKKRQEERDSEAEKTDIKPTVARSCLPSMVPKFTGRQSECQEIVDLVSSQNTRLVTIWGSPGFGKTSVAIAVGHQLHSRGFPVCFLSLRGLQTKGDLTSKLFSLVRQPTASPRSVSQALSFENELLETLGSISDSFVLILDNVDDILESGFPNVKEDVLQLFEEILTRNEKITLVVTTRESFEFVNLNFPGHKSIRIRPLDDTSSRALAHELVPNASRDDCAKIAQICGCVPLAIKLMCSLVCEDDVQLSQCLIEFTESAKEGIVNILDNPDFPANQRLQFLYEKSFHRLSPAEKEAFVSLSVLPGCFTMELASAVLNVTGLIEAKKMLQRLRRKSLLDSNSECGTLTMHQLLQSFAKETGQQGMKEIIANAKCRIHAYFISRFDKLNDEFLRGHSMDAFVGFYEEKQLFIESLVDGCTDPRIAENVFKVLIKAEMFLDSLFSCSIESQNFNNIYDSALKAANSLGKTHYQSRLLASKAFGQITWGAEGSAMQFLKKAYEIQSKSSSSVSNDERSKYKCYFGICELVIGEDESGIQCLQDALCLMRETGEQKILRLVVYQVMVVYYQFLKDPSTSTYYYNKARKEYNSAEDEQLIVIPPLACKGKEPNNVKKLQINTCIADNWPMQFLVIFHVSKAAKNFFDTDTKQFVINRALRILNDLHINSNLSGFYLLQFCAKLLALLRSTFTKEEEDHTATADIYHLIGMKQHLLGDFISALQYAKRALDVRQKLFGEDHASTADSYHLLGITQHSLGDFNSALQSKQRALDLRIKLFGEEHATTANIYHSIGVIQHSLGDFIAALQSKKRALDLRIKQFGEDHESTADSYDSLWVTQHSLGHFTAALQSAQRALDVRKKLFGEDHASTANSYHSLGVIQHSLGDFTSALQSKQQALDSRIKQFGEDQASTANSYHSLGVTQHSLGDFTSALQSKQRALDVRIKLFGEDHASTAGSYDSVGVTQHSLGDFTAALQSAQRALDVRKKLFGEDHASTADSYHSLGVTQHSLGDFTAALQSKQRALDVRIKLFGEDHASTADSYDSLGVTQHSLGDFTAALQFKQRALDVRKKLFGEDHASTADTYHSLGVTQHSLGDFTAALQSKQRALDVRIKLFAEDHASTADSYDSLGVTQHSLGDFTAALQSAQRALDVRKKLFGEHHASTADSYHSLGVTQHSLGDFTAALPNAQRALDVRKKLFGEDHASTADSYHSLAVTQHSLGDFTAALQSAQRTLDVRKKMFREDHASTADSYDSLGVTQHSLGDFTSALQSKQRALDVRIKLFGEDHASTADSYHSPGVTQHSLGDFTSALQSKQRALDVRIKLFGEDHASTAGSYDSVGVTQHSLGDFTSALQSKQRALDVRIKLFGEDHASTADSYHSLGVTQHSLGDFTAALQSKQRALDVRIKLFGEDHASTADSYHSLGVTQHSLGDFTSALQSKQRALDVRIKLFGEDHASTADSYHSLGATQHLLGDFTAALQSKQRALDVRIKLFGEDHASTAGSYDSVGVTQHSLGDFTSALQSKQRALDVRIKLFGEDHASTADSYHSLGVTQHSLGDFTAALQSAQRALDVRKKLFGEDHASTADSYHSLGVIQHSLGDFSLRVTQHSLSLFLFLFFFSGVFLSCAFFYYYF; this is translated from the exons ATGTCCTTGCACCCTTATCGTGACGAGGAGTTAAATCATTTCAAGTGTTTGTCTCTGGTTTTAAATGAATTCCCAAAGGCTTTACGTCAGACTTTTAAGACGATGTGGGACACCACCATTGGGCATCGCCCTGGCTTCCATCTTTGGGATGACTCCACTGCTGTGAGAAATCTCTTTCTCTCTGAAGAGGGAGGGAAAACCAAAGTTCCTACCCACCAGTCATACAATGAATGGGATTGCACTGCCTTGTTCCAGGCTACTATCTTTGCAAAGTCCTTCAGCATGCATCACACAACACTTAGTGATTTGTATGTGAAGCCCCGAGCTATTCCTCATGGAAGTTTCCATGGATCTGTGTTGAGCCCAGTAGGAGATAATGCCGAAACCTTTGCACTGGCTATTGATCAGCTTCGGCGTTTGAGGAATACGGTTTGTCATTCGTCTCGCTTGGAGATGGACAAAGCAACATTTGACCAGAACATTCAGTATGCTAAAGAAGCGTTCAAAGCTCTGGGAATCTTAACTGCATCGATTGATGCCATTGGAAGTTTGACTGCATCTGACTTTCCAACAACAGAAGTTCGTAAGTTGGAAGAGCAGGTAAAGGAAGAGAATCAAGCATACATAAAATGTTTGGAGAGCAGAAATGCAGATATGGAAGAGATCAGGGATTTCTTAACAGCCATAAAACAGAACGTGCAGATCCTTGCTGCCAACAAAGAAGAGGTCGCAAGGTTGGAACAGATGATCGAAGACTGGAAAACAGAGCTAAAGGAATGCAATTTGGCAGCCGAAACAAGGGTAGCGGAGCATATGACTTCAGCTGTGGAGGACTTGAGGGTGAAACTAGAAGAGACTGCAAGCAAAGAAGATATCACTGCGTTAGGGAACGAGATCCGTGAGCTAAAAAAGAGGCAAGAGGAAAGAGATAGTGAAGCGGAAAAAACAG ACATCAAGCCAACAGTCGCAAGATCTTGTCTTCCTTCAATGGTTCCAAAGTTCACTGGCCGACAGAGTGAATGCCAAGAGATCGTTGATCTCGTGAGTTCCCAAAATACCCGACTTGTGACCATCTGGGGCTCACCCGGATTCGGAAAGACATCGGTTGCAATAGCGGTGGGGCACCAACTGCATTCTCGAGGCTTTCCTGTTTGTTTCCTTTCGTTGCGAGGACTTCAGACAAAGGGAGATCTGACATCAAAGCTTTTCAGCCTCGTAAGGCAACCCACCGCGAGTCCGAGATCAGTATCTCAGGCTCTTTCCTTTGAAAATGAACTCCTCGAGACCTTGGGTAGCATTTCAGATTCCTTCGTACTTATTCTGGATAATGTAGATGATATACTAGAGAGTGGCTTCCCAAATGTAAAAGAAGACGTCCTGCAACTATTTGAAGAAATTCTCACGCGAAATGAAAAGATAACTCTGGTGGTGACCACACGAGAATCATTTGAATTTGTGAACTTGAATTTCCCAGGTCACAAATCAATAAGGATAAGGCCATTGGATGATACCTCCTCTCGTGCTCTAGCTCATGAATTAGTGCCAAATGCTAGTCGTGACGACTGCGCAAAAATTGCCCAAATATGTGGGTGTGTGCCTCTTGCAATAAAGTTGATGTGCTCTTTAGTTTGTGAAGATGATGTTCAACTAAGTCAGTGTTTGATTGAGTTCACTGAGTCCGCAAAAGAAGGAATCGTTAACATCTTAGACAATCCAGATTTTCCAGCTAATCAAAGATTGCAGTTCctgtatgaaaagtccttccaCAGACTTTCTCCCGCagaaaaagaagcatttgtATCTTTGTCTGTTCTTCCAGGATGTTTCACTATGGAGCTCGCCTCAGCTGTACTGAATGTTACTGGGTTAATTGAGGCAAAGAAAATGTTGCAACGACTCCGAAGAAAATCCCTTCTCGACTCAAACTCCGAGTGTGGAACACTCACAATGCATCAGCTTCTTCAGTCATTTGCTAAAGAAACAGGACAACaaggaatgaaagaaataatagCAAACGCAAAGTGCCGTATCCATGCGTATTTCATTTCTCGTTTCGACAAACTGAATGATGAGTTTCTACGTGGTCATTCTATGGATGCATTCGTTGGATTCTATGAGGAAAAACAGCTTTTTATAGAAAGCCTAGTAGACGGCTGCACAGATCCCAGGATAGCCgagaatgtttttaaagttttgatAAAAGCAGAAATGTTTCTGGACTCGTTGTTTTCGTGTTCCATTGAGTCGCAAAATTTCAATAATATCTACGATTCGGCCCTAAAGGCAGCCAATTCTCTTGGAAAGACGCACTACCAGAGTCGTTTACTAGCTTCTAAAGCATTTGGTCAGATTACTTGGGGAGCAGAAGGAAGTGCAATGCAATTTCTCAAGAAGGCATATGAAATCCAATCGAAATCTTCATCATCAGTGTCTAATGATGAAAGGAGTAAGTACAAGTGTTATTTTGGCATCTGTGAGCTTGTTATCGGCGAGGATGAGAGCGGGATACAGTGCCTGCAAGACGCTCTTTGTTTAATGCGTGAAACTGGAGAGCAGAAAATTTTAAGGCTGGTTGTTTACCAAGTCATGGTGGTCTATTATCAGTTCTTAAAAGACCCATCTACCTCGACGTACTACTATAACAAAGCACGCAAGGAATACAATTCCGCCGAAGACGAGCAACTCATTGTTATTCCACCTCTGGcatgcaaaggaaaagaaccAAACAATGTCAAAAAGCTTCAAATAAACACTTGTATCGCGGATAATTGGCCAATGCAATTCCTAGTCATATTTCACGTCAGCAAAGCAGCAAAGAATTTCTTTGACACTGACACCAAGCAATTTGTAATCAACCGTGCCCTCCGAATATTAAATGACCTCCACATAAATTCCAATTTATCTGGTTTTTATTTGCTTCAATTTTGCGCTAAGCTTTTGGCACTTCTGAGGTCAACATTCACCAAAGAGGAAGAAGATCATACAGCCACAGCTGATATTTACCATTTAATCGGAATGAAGCAGCATTTGTTAGGTGATTTTATCTCTGCTCTCCAGTATGCAAAaagggcattagatgtgcggcaaaaactgttcggagaagatcacgcaagcacagctgatagttaccatttactCGGGATTACCCAGCATTCTTTAGGGGATTTTaactctgctctgcagtcaaagcagcgggctTTAGATTTGcggataaaattgttcggagaagaacATGCTACCACAGCCAATATTTACCATTCAATCGGGGTGAtccagcattcgttaggtgatttcatcgctgctctgcagtcaaagaaGCGGGCATTAGATTTGCGGATAAAAcagttcggagaagatcatgaaAGCACAGCCGATAGTTACGATTCACTctgggtgacacagcattcgttaggtcaTTTTACCGCTGCTCTACAGTCTGCCCAaagggcattagatgtgcgaaaaaaattgttcggagaagatcatgcaagcacagctaatagttaccattcactcggggtgatccagcattcgttaggtgactttacctctgctctgcagtcaaagcagcaGGCATTAGATTCGCGGATTAAACAGTTCGGGGAAGATCAAGCAAGCACAGCcaatagttaccattcactcggagtgacacagcattcgttaggtgattttacctctgctctgcagtccaagcagcgggcattagatgtgcggataaaattgttcggagaagatcatgcaagcacagctggtAGTTACGATTCagtcggggtgacacagcattcgttaggtgattttaccgcTGCTCTACAGTCTGCCCAaagggcattagatgtgcgaaaaaaattgttcggagaagatcatgcaagcacagctgatagttaccattcactcggagtgacacagcattcgttaggtgattttaccgcTGCTCTACAGTCcaagcagcgggcattagatgtgcggataaaattgttcggagaagatcatgcaagcacagctgatagttacgattcactcggggtgacacagcattcgttaggtgattttaccgcTGCTCTACAGTTcaagcagcgggcattagatgtgcgaaaaaaattgttcggggaagatcatgcaagcacagctgatacttaccattcactcggggtgacacagcattcgttaggtgattttaccgcTGCTCTACAGTCcaagcagcgggcattagatgtgcggataaaattgttcgcagaagatcatgcaagcacagctgatagttacgattcactcggggtgacacagcattcgttaggtgattttaccgcTGCTCTACAGTCTGCCCAaagggcattagatgtgcgaaaaaaattgttcggagaacatcatgcaagcacagctgatagttaccattcactcggagtgacacagcattcgttaggtgattttaccgcTGCTCTACCTAATGCCCAaagggcattagatgtgcgaaaaaaattgttcggagaagatcatgcaagcacagctgatagttaccattcactcgcagtgacacagcattcgttaggtgattttaccgcTGCTCTACAGTCTGCCCAAAGGACATTAGATGTGCGAAAAAAAATGTTcagagaagatcatgcaagcacagctgatagttacgattcactcggggtgacacagcattcgttaggggattttacctctgctctgcagtcaaagcagcgggcattagatgtgcggataaaattgttcggagaagatcatgcaagcacagctgatagttaccattcacccggagtgacacagcattcgttaggtgattttacctctgctctgcagtccaagcagcgggcattagatgtgcggataaaattgttcggagaagatcatgcaagcacagctggtAGTTACGATTCagtcggggtgacacagcattcgttaggtgattttacctctgctctgcagtccaagcagcgggcattagatgtgcggataaaattgttcggagaagatcatgcaagcacagctgatagttaccattcactcggagtgacacagcattcgttaggtgattttaccgcTGCTCTACAGTCcaagcagcgggcattagatgtgcggataaaattgttcggagaagatcatgcaagcacagctgatagttaccattcactcggagtgacacagcattcgttaggtgattttacctctgctctgcagtccaagcagcgggcattagatgtgcggataaaattgttcggagaagatcatgcaagcacagctgatagttaccattcactcggggctACACAGCATttgttaggtgattttaccgcTGCTCTACAGTCcaagcagcgggcattagatgtgcggataaaattgttcggagaagatcatgcaagcacagctggtAGTTACGATTCagtcggggtgacacagcattcgttaggtgattttacctctgctctgcagtccaagcagcgggcattagatgtgcgtataaaattgttcggagaagatcatgcaagcacagctgatagttaccattcactcggagtgacacagcattcgttaggtgattttaccgcTGCTCTACAGTCTGCCCAgagggcattagatgtgcggaaaaaattgttcggagaagatcatgcaagcacagctgatagttaccattcactcggggtgatccagcattcgttaggtgactTTTCACTcagggtgacacagcattcgttaagcttattcttattcttattttttttttctggtgtttttttgtcatgtgcttttttttattattatttttaa